A DNA window from Plasmodium vinckei vinckei genome assembly, chromosome: PVVCY_10 contains the following coding sequences:
- a CDS encoding plasmepsin IX, putative, whose product MFFFTFKKLRKKYFLVLLTHPTVTVLFFIYFFNFVTSDYVNLNKKSNNLSSLKNNQEYNKQKIQPCNSCVNCSVCIHENGESQNILPLVAIPSKRKYFYEQDRSKSDDPTQFDNNYSQKELSKKKKKMYNFIENHNAMPNIDNDIMDEESEENLDEENSTNLRSKYENMFNQKKEHSVNSNVILPLQQLQDSQYVGFIQIGNPPQTIRPIFDTGSTNIWVVSTKCKDKTCLKVHRYNHKISDTFKYYTPRTNLDIMFGTGIIQGTIGIETFRIGPFKIENQSFGLVKREKGTDNKSNVFERINFEGIVGLAFPAMLSTGGNPIYENLMSSYNFPHNEFSIYIGMDNKYSALIFGGVEKKFFEGDIYMFPVVREYYWEIKFDGLYIDHKKFCCDSGSIVYDLKMKDGNKHKKKHFTQKYFNKHHFNHKKIWLRNNHHTKHWKKGKHFKPLNSNENYLIFDSGTSFNSVPKSEIKYFFKVVPPKKCDDDNIEEVIASYPNLTYVINNMPFTLTPSQYLIRKHNMCKPAFMEIEVSPEYGHAYILGNAAFMKHYYTVYRRGKDNNNSYVGIAKAVHTKENAEYLNSLHKGMMEEEE is encoded by the exons atgtttttttttacttttaaaaaattaagaaaaaaatattttttggtaCTTTTAACACATCCAACGGTAAcagtattattttttatttatttttttaattttgttacaAGTGATTATGtaaatttgaataaaaaatcaaataatttatcttctttaaaaaataatcaagaatataataaacaaaagaTACAACCATGTAACTCTTGTGTAAACTGTTCTGTCTGTATTCATGAAAATGGAGAATCACAG aataTTCTCCCCTTGGTAGCGATACCAAGTAAaaggaaatatttttatgaacaagACAGGTCAAAAAGTGATGACCCCACACAGTTTGATAACAATTATTCTCAAAAAGAattaagtaaaaaaaaaaaaaaaatgtataattttattgaaaatCATAATGCAATGCCAAATATAGATAATGATATTATGGATGAAGAATCTGAAGAAAATTTGGACGAAGAAAATTCTACCAATTTAAGatcaaaatatgaaaatatgtttaatcAAAAAAAGGAACATTCAGTAAATAGCAACGTCATTTTACCTCTACAACAGCTACAAGAT aGTCAATATGTTGGGTTCATACAAATAGGAAATCCCCCTCAAACAATCAGACCAATTTTCGATACTGGAAGCAC GAATATATGGGTTGTTAGTACTAAATGCAAAGACAAAACATGCTTAAAAGTACATCGTTATAATCACAAAATATCCGATacctttaaatattatacacCACGAACCAATTTAGATATTATg TTTGGAACCGGAATAATTCAGGGAACAATTGGGATCGAGACATTCAGAATCGGACCatttaaaattgaaaatcaATCCTTTGGATTAGTAAAACGTGAAAAAGGAACTGACAATAAATCAAATGTTTTTGAAAGAATTAATTTTGAAGGAATTGTAGGATTAGCATTTCCTGCAATGCTTTCTACTGGTGGTAATccaatatatgaaaatttaatgtCTAGTTATAATTTTCCGCATAATgaattttcaatatatattggaatggataataaatattcagCTTTAATTTTTGGAGGAGTCGAAAAAAAGTTTTTCGAAggagatatatatatgtttccAGTTGTAAGAGAATATTATtgggaaataaaatttgatggattatatatagatcataaaaaattttgttgTGATAGTGGATCAATTGtttatgatttaaaaatgaaagatggaaataaacacaaaaaaaaacatttcacacaaaaatattttaataaacatcattttaatcataaaaaaatatggctACGAAACAATCATCATACTAAACATTGgaaaaaaggaaaacaTTTCAAACCCTTAAATTccaatgaaaattatttaatatttgatTCTGGAACTTCCTTTAATAGTGTCCCTAAATcggaaataaaatacttttttaaagttGTCCCTCCCAAG AAATGCgatgatgataatattgAAGAAGTTATAGCTAGTTACCCCAACTTAACCTATGTCATC AATAATATGCCCTTTACATTGACACCATCCCAATATTTGATTCGAAAACACAACATGTGTAAACCAGCATTTATGGAAATTGAGGTTTCTCCAGAATATGGACATGCATACATTTTAGGAAATGCAGCATTCATGAAACATTATTATACTGTCTACAGACGAGGGaaggataataataattcatat GTTGGAATAGCTAAAGCTGTCCATACAAAGGAAAATGCAGAATATTTAAACTCGCTACACAAGGGAATGATGGAAGAAGAAGAATAG
- a CDS encoding acid phosphatase, putative: MSPRKHGGSLDDDKLFENVSKDDCEIIKKFTLGVCAMESKLESAPMECILKRLAKSGDFNIIKFKEDVILNQDIDCWPVVDCLIAFYSYGFPLKKAIEYVKKYNPITLNNLEKQLILRSRLQVYEELKKWKVPHANYVVVDHDTVKRGEHVFEEYYDYIVYDNIRLNKPFIEKPINADNHNNWIYYPKNTGGGCKKLFRKIKDRSSEYCPDIHQVRTNGTYIYEEFLSTFGTDIKVYTVGQMFAHAEARKSPALDGKVCRTSEGKEVRYAVILSEAEKIIAYRIVEAFQQTVCGFDILRTANGPFVCDVNGWSFVKGNIKYYNDCAHILRAMFLAKLEEKYNIIPRDLADNWYNIENEEEVLRKTFRQPDDLHCSHHEELCSVIIVMRHGDRKPKQKMKFITDKTLFLEYFNNDDSLYNLIDNKITHDSSTGLSTTGSGVASSSLGSTMHLNTSSAVYNYDISNKNGSNCTGLNNISLEKKMACSDVEKQDESPKKTNSQDNEERKRNLQKKYTKKQIKFKSPEELQDLFLRNNIILNEIEKENKHLKEEITQIQNNYNEQVENNSKNGDQVKDDNDLSELEAKRTEYEVMIENHKTLYKILERGDGFTGINRKIQLKPVDFEVINDKIIVTKILVVAKWGGELTRMGRRQSENLGKRFRATLYPGDSDGLLRLHSTFRHDFKIFTSDEGRCQITSAAFTKGFLDLDGELTPILVAMVIRNSKAHSLLDDNSPSIERTNCKTYIDNVLNEDKNIDDELLKKLTCGKYSRGFRESLKKISNFYELMEKIRKTIYEFLKNLNQEVQKWLNLFPYDHYALYVIDILHEIQVRWKSLTKMWFKKNINKYDTSKIPDIVDNVRFDLIHHHSYLGNGLDKAFEIYNLIEPLSNLISQAEYGITPEEKVKIGVNIVGKLIRKLIHDVTYYRDEEERSKKNAKGSTAIKDAYHISYMHSRSIARSEDPKQPYSQSGSKLSEHGSEATDRDSQKPFSVCKDDAKRNLLENFPFTKLGNDDKKIEKDKKSSRDAQLYNDIRTDKATSPINNNSDTSDVLSVKSLTFSTASTLDAKRTAKNTFLHNHLISPLKNEERKPRHTLSATTNLCNEYKINNKEKLNGNIKSDHIENGNNIDSHFPNNYVIKIGEIKSTNGDKNKTTETNANTDKKDTFESQDKNSANKNSTNSNIVNGSPRKNYNINTSNSNNYGLNNSIYKLGSSYINGEDTDTSSYINNYSYNNYTKDDIPNKFLNKKEAVVINSSDLWAHQNKYRKENSEKQKIKKIKNQKEVEPVEKRGDNVTGNTNGDSNSGSILDKHGSDVIKTEANNAPADNSKENFTNSETNNSNKNICTKESNSKVSDNEVRKGICTSTEKNENENQDKSISKQEIKNSNEQTSQNNILVKENNNKVDEKSVNKSEQEEKKDADSKEIDKKVDVKIEENDENNNVTKNQENEIEKNEQLEDGEQDEHDEGEVQDDGEDIIRLKEPDARRLGIRSPWRMVRSRYYVTSASHMMSLLNILIHSKNADSSISQNIIDNDSIKSIGDVTDLHYLSHLVFRVWERKHLKRNDSNRFRIEILFSSGAKDGFGQNYELIEKDAKAQQQKYERHINRYLAESKKELEKNEKNQNVNNSSTAEENDNKVSEDLNTVTELKKDEKGEQFTSNMVEKDGNKKYTFDSIPNILSHPLNMPSTNYKEKQESRSSVNTTIPNPIESKVLENLNKNLDSKNPDFLTSTPKKTSESVTSKDANISNTKETLGKDIHSFSNNWKNKETILNSLKEFRFESNLKINSEFYRKELSYSFEHFREKINKYNNRSRKYMVRSISSDLRKNMYKNKDILKLNFDKKEKEDVTKDNLLTYENECIRIRSHENLRKSYRSFSYRSNASLHADLKDMDNNINSKIKTNINNINSITPNENKNKINFENNLDNNKDEEEKKKNLFSHVFQHFNEDKKHSTCNLKFFYKTYMPDYEKIIENDKKSETFDVPPYCELAPLIVLTKNCQLSTFENILTQIVNKYSKTSKNKDKLKSQKNGKTEQK, from the coding sequence ATGTCGCCAAGAAAACATGGTGGGTCATTGGATGACGATAAActttttgaaaatgtatCAAAGGATGATTgtgaaattataaaaaaatttacttTGGGTGTATGTGCTATGGAAAGTAAATTAGAAAGTGCACCGATGGAATGTATATTAAAACGGTTAGCTAAAAGTGGAGactttaatataataaaatttaaagaagATGTTATATTAAATCAAGATATAGATTGTTGGCCAGTTGTGGATTGTTTGATAGCATTTTATTCATACGGGTTTCCATTAAAAAAGGCAATtgaatatgtaaaaaaatataatcctataacattaaataatttagagaaacaattaatattaaGATCAAGATTACAAGTATatgaagaattaaaaaaatggaaagtCCCACATGCAAATTATGTGGTTGTTGATCATGATACAGTAAAAAGAGGAGAACATGTATTTGAAGAATATTACgattatattgtttatgataatataagaTTAAATAAACCATTTATAGAAAAACCAATAAATGCTGATAACCATAATAATTGGATTTATTATCCTAAAAATACAGGAGGAGGATGTAAAAAGCtatttagaaaaataaaagatcgAAGTAGTGAATATTGTCCTGATATACATCAAGTTCGAACTAATGggacatatatatatgaagaaTTTTTATCAACCTTTGGTACAGATATAAAGGTTTATACGGTTGGGCAAATGTTTGCACATGCTGAAGCAAGAAAATCACCTGCATTAGATGGAAAAGTATGTAGAACATCAGAAGGAAAAGAAGTTCGATATGCTGTTATATTATCTGAAgcagaaaaaataattgcaTATAGAATTGTTGAAGCATTTCAACAAACAGTTTGTGGGTTTGATATTTTAAGAACAGCTAATGGTCCATTTGTATGTGATGTAAATGGGTGGTCTTTTGTTAAAgggaatataaaatattataatgatTGTGCACATATATTAAGGGCAATGTTTTTAGCAAAACtagaagaaaaatataatataataccAAGAGATTTAGCTGATAATTGgtataatattgaaaatgagGAAGAAGTTTTAAGAAAAACTTTTAGACAACCTGATGATTTACATTGTTCACATCATGAAGAATTATGTTCTGTAATTATTGTTATGAGACATGGTGATAGGAAaccaaaacaaaaaatgaaatttataacagataaaacattatttttagaatattttaataatgatgatagtttatataatctaattgataataaaattactCATGATAGTTCTACAGGACTTAGTACAACTGGTAGTGGTGTTGCATCAAGTAGTTTAGGTAGCACAATGCATCTAAATACTTCTTCCGCTGTTTACAATTATgatatatcaaataaaaatggatcGAACTGTACAGgcttaaataatatttctttagaaaaaaaaatggccTGTAGTGATGTAGAAAAACAAGATGAATCCCCAAAAAAAACTAATTCACAAGATAATGAAGAAAGAAAACGTAacttacaaaaaaaatatacaaaaaaacaaataaaatttaaatcacCTGAAGAATTACAAGATCTTTTCCTacgaaataatataatattaaatgagattgaaaaagaaaataaacatCTAAAAGAGGAAATAACTcaaattcaaaataattataatgagcaagttgaaaataattcaaaaaatgggGACCAAGTTAAAGATGATAATGATTTATCTGAATTAGAAGCAAAACGTACAGAATATGAAGTCATGATTGAGAATCATAAAACattgtataaaattttagaaAGAGGAGATGGGTTTACTGGtataaatagaaaaattCAATTAAAGCCAGTTGATTTTGAAgttataaatgataaaataatagtaacaaaaatattagtaGTAGCAAAATGGGGAGGTGAATTAACAAGAATGGGAAGAAGACAATCTGAAAATTTAGGAAAAAGATTTAGAGCAACTTTATATCCAGGTGATTCAGATGGTTTATTAAGATTACATTCAACTTTTAGACatgattttaaaatatttacatcgGATGAAGGTAGATGCCAAATTACATCTGCTGCTTTTACAAAAGGGTTTCTAGATTTAGATGGAGAATTAACACCTATATTAGTAGCTATGGTTATAAGAAATTCAAAAGCTCATAGTCTATTAGATGATAATAGTCCAAGTATAGAAAGAACAAACTGTAAAACTTATATTGataatgttttaaatgaagataaaaatatcgaTGATgagttattaaaaaaattaacttGTGGAAAATATTCTAGAGGGTTTAGAgaatcattaaaaaaaatatcaaacttttatgaattaatggaaaaaattagaaaaactatttatgaatttttaaaaaatttaaatcaaGAAGTACAAAAGTGGTTAAATCTTTTTCCATATGATCATTATGCATTATATGTTATTGACATTTTACATGAAATTCAAGTTCGATGGAAATCATTAACTAAAATGtggtttaaaaaaaatataaataaatatgatactTCAAAAATTCCAGATATTGTAGATAATGTTCGATTCGATTTAATACATCATCATTCTTATTTAGGGAATGGATTAGATAAAGcttttgaaatatataatttaattgaGCCTTTATCAAATTTAATATCCCAAGCAGAATATGGTATAACTCCTGAAGAAAAAGTTAAAATTGGTGTTAACATTGTTGGAAAATTAATTCGAAAACTTATACATGATGTAACTTATTATAGAGATGAAGAAGAGagaagtaaaaaaaatgcaaaaggTAGTACTGCTATTAAGGATGCATATCATATATCTTATATGCATTCTCGTTCGATTGCTCGTAGTGAAGATCCTAAACAACCTTATTCACAATCAGGTTCTAAATTATCAGAGCATGGTTCAGAAGCGACTGACCGTGATTCACAAAAACCCTTTAGTGTTTGTAAAGATGATGCTAAAAGAAATTTATTAGaaaattttccatttaCTAAATTAGGGAATGATGATAAAAAGattgaaaaagataaaaagtCAAGTAGGGATGCACAATTATACAATGATATTCGAACAGATAAAGCCACATCTcctattaataataattctgaTACTTCTGATGTATTGAGTGTTAAAAGTTTAACATTTTCTACTGCATCTACTTTAGATGCAAAAAGAACAGCCAAAAATACCTTTTTACATAATCATTTAATTTCGCCtctaaaaaatgaagaaagaAAACCCAGACATACCCTATCCGCTACTACCAATCTATgcaatgaatataaaataaataataaagaaaaattaaatggaaatataaaatcagACCATATTGAAAATGGTAATAACATTGATAGCCATTTTCCAAATAATTACGTAATAAAAATCGGAGAAATTAAATCCACAAATggtgataaaaataaaaccacCGAAACAAATGCAAATACAGATAAAAAGGATACCTTTGAAAGTCAGGATAAAAATAgtgcaaataaaaattcaacAAATAGTAACATTGTGAATGGATCACCccgaaaaaattataatattaacacatctaatagtaataattatggacttaataattctatatataaattggGTTCTAGTTATATTAATGGTGAAGATACCGATACAAGTAGCTATATAAATAactattcatataataattatactaAAGATGATATTcctaataaatttttaaataaaaaagaagcaGTTGTTATAAACTCTTCTGATTTATGGGCTCATCAAAATAAGTatagaaaagaaaatagtgaaaaacaaaaaattaaaaaaattaaaaatcaaaaagaAGTAGAACCTGTTGAAAAACGTGGGGACAATGTTACTGGAAATACAAATGGTGATTCAAATTCCGGTTCAATTTTAGATAAGCATGGATCTGATGTTATTAAAACAGAAGCAAATAATGCACCAGCTGATAATAGTAAGGAAAACTTTACAAATAgtgaaacaaataatagtaacaaaaatatatgcacaaaAGAATCGAATAGTAAGGTGTCTGATAATGAAGTTAGGAAAGGGATATGTACAAGTACCGAGAAAAACGAAAATGAAAATCAAGATAAATCCATATCAAAACAAGAGATAAAAAATTCGAATGAACAAACttcacaaaataatatacttgtgaaagaaaataacaataaagTAGATGAAAAAAGTGTTAATAAATCTGAacaagaagaaaaaaaagatgcAGATTCTAAAGAAATAGATAAAAAAGTAGATGTGAAaatagaagaaaatgatgaaaataataatgtaacAAAAAATCAAGAGAATgaaatcgaaaaaaatgaacaattAGAAGATGGAGAACAAGATGAACATGATGAAGGTGAAGTACAAGATGATGGAGAAGATATAATAAGATTAAAAGAACCAGATGCAAGAAGATTAGGTATTAGATCCCCTTGGAGAATGGTTAGATCCCGATATTATGTTACATCTGCATCTCATATGATGtctttattaaatatattaatacattCAAAAAATGCAGATAGTTCAATAAgccaaaatattattgataATGATTCCATAAAAAGTATAGGAGATGTTACAGATTTGCATTATTTATCACATCTAGTTTTTAGAGTTTGGGAAAGAAAACATCTAAAAAGAAACGACAGCAATCGATTCCGTATCGAGATTTTGTTTAGTTCAGGTGCCAAAGATGGGTTCGGACAAAATTATGAACTTATAGAAAAAGATGCAAAAGCACaacaacaaaaatatgaaagaCATATTAATAGATATCTAGCTGAAagtaaaaaagaattagagaaaaatgaaaaaaatcaaaatgttaataattcTTCTACTGCTGAAGAGAATGATAATAAAGTATCAGAAGATTTAAATACCGTTACAGAATTAAAGAAAGATGAAAAAGGTGAACAATTTACATCTAATATGGTTGAAAAagatggaaataaaaaatatacatttgaTTCGATTCCAAATATATTGAGTCATCCATTAAATATGCCTTCAACcaattataaagaaaaacaagAAAGTCGGAGCAGTGTAAATACAACTATTCCAAACCCAATTGAAAGTAAAGTTTTAGAGAATCTTAATAAGAACCTTGATTCAAAGAATCCAGATTTTCTCACATCTACACCAAAAAAAACGAGTGAATCTGTAACATCTAAAGATGCAAATATTAGTAATACGAAAGAAACGTTAGGAAAAGATATACattctttttcaaataattgGAAGAATAAAGaaacaatattaaattCATTGAAAGAATTTAGATTTGAAAGTaatctaaaaataaatagtgaGTTTTATAGAAAAGAATTATCATATTCATTTGAACATTTtagagaaaaaattaataaatataataatcgatcaagaaaatatatggtTAGATCTATTAGTTCCgatttaagaaaaaatatgtataagaataaagatatattaaaattaaactttgacaaaaaagaaaaagaagatgTCACAAAAGACAATTTGCTAAcatatgaaaatgaatGTATACGGATACGATCACATGAAAATCTTCGAAAATCTTATCGAAGTTTTTCATATCGAAGTAATGCATCTTTACATGCAGATTTAAAAGATATGgacaataatattaatagtaaaataaaaacaaatataaataatataaatagtataacacctaatgaaaataaaaataaaataaattttgagaacaatttagataataataaagatgaagaagaaaaaaaaaaaaatctttTCTCTCATGTTTTTCAACACTTTaatgaagataaaaaacattcaacttgtaatttaaaatttttttataaaacttaTATGCCagattatgaaaaaattatagaaaatgataaaaagtCTGAAACATTTGATGTCCCTCCATATTGTGAATTAGCTCCCTTAATTgttttaacaaaaaattgtcAGCTATCtacatttgaaaatatattaacacagattgtaaataaatactCTAAAACAAgcaaaaataaagacaaattaaaatcgcaaaaaaatggaaaaacaGAACAAAAGTAA